Genomic DNA from Triplophysa rosa linkage group LG6, Trosa_1v2, whole genome shotgun sequence:
gattatcttaaTAGACAAAAAGTGTAAGTATCATAAActtttgttaatcacagagctgattttttgcgatcttccaaaagtctatgggaaaaatgcatagctTTCGGCTGAGGGAACCAGtgcgggttggcctacaaaaagtaatctctgaggtactctatactgaaattattttatacTAAATAAGATTGATTCAGACCTTCTCTCTGTCACTGAGTGCTGTgaactttttcttttcttcctcCTCCTGCTGTTTCTTTAGTTTCTCTTCTTTCTGTTCTTTCTCCTTTTGTTTCCGCGCTACTTTTTGGGCTTTCTTCTTCTCAGCCTTTTTAGATTCTATTTCTTCAGTCAGTGGTCCTGGAACCTTAAAATACAATCGAGAATAAAATATACAGCAATGATCTTCAAAACATTTCCTGGAAGTTTGTTGAGAGAATGCATGTGCAAAAAGTAGCTACTAAAGGATGTAAAATTTACAACGTAACATTTTCGATTACTAGTTTTATCCACCATTTAAAACTGTGTAAAGATAATAGTAAAGAACAGTAATGGTGTGTCCAACATTAGGCTTATGCCATTAAATGAAAGTTTTGTTTATAACCAATactaacaaaaataattatgtaCCTGTGCTTTAGTGTAGTCATACTTATGAGGGTGCTCAGCCATGTattttctgaaaatgtttcgGGTATCTTTTTCGGGAGCGACGAAATATGGAGTCTGTCCTTTCTTATCCCTGAAAAAAACCTCTATTTACTATCGAAAGACTCATGAAATATCATGTAGTAGATTTATCTAAGCTTCAATTCTACATGTGCGTACTTGTTTGCTGGATCACTCCCTGCATCCAATAACAGTCTGATGACAGATTTCTGTGCAGCTGCGGATGCCACGTGCAATAAAGTGAAGCCCGCTGAGTCTATGGGCTTGTTGAGAAGGCATGAAACATTGGTGGTGTCTGAGGTAGATTTCTCTCGAGTATCCCTCTCAATTCCTTTCTCCTGATCTTCTGAAAGTTGCATAAGTGTGTACAAGGTTTTGATATCCCCAGTTTTACAGGCGGTATACAGCGCATCCCTCAAACTGTATTCCCATGAGTCATCCACTTCATCTAAGAAGAAAGTTAATGTATATGATTATTATCCTTAAAGGTCCCATTTCTACTTaaagcagggctcgacatttgttgaatgttttgtatgggcaagtgagagagaattttacttgccagaccggacaagtaacttgaaaaaattaaataaaacactgtCTGTGGTAGGAATAAATAAGCCAGTGTAGCTCGCGTGCGATTCATTTGGTCAGGAGCATTAGATAGAGCTAAGTatttgtgtgaagtgtgtttgtttgtgtgtgacatcaATCAATGGCACAacgctattttacttagtttgtCTATTATGCgagttttccggctgcattgagtccatataactagatgcAGACTGGCGGACggggaatcctgttatttaaatatgtcatctggctgttctgcatgtctgaatGAAGGAACTACACAGTTTAAAGTGCTAGACGCGTGACGCTtgtggatttgtctgcgtctgcactgaaTGAGGATATAAACACATGAACGCCATCtacagagttgctctgagagtttatttcacaagcattttactgtttgagtaaatctatcacacacacacacacacactaagttGGTGTTTACATTAGCCCGTTGTCATACGAAAACGGCGTTTTAAACAAAAACGATCGTTGTTTATACTGCCATTTCCACATGCGTTCTAAAAGAAATCTGCGTTTACACTAAACTACTGAAAACgcatgtcacatgaccattcagaCACGCTGGGCATGtccaaacaaatataaacagttGTATGGGCATACAAAAGTTGGTTGTTGATGACAGTTGGTTACTAGTCACAAGCCACAAAGTACAAAATGAGCATGATGGCGATTAAAAGCAAAGACGTCTTCGTGTGGATAACGTTAGATGAGGTAATCCATGTTATTAGGCTTGTTTGATTTCATCCGGCGCCACTCAGACCGATCGACAGATGACATCGCAGTACTCAGTGAGCTATTTAAAAGCATACGGCTCTCGATTCTCTCTCGCGTTGCTGTAATGTCACCATGTCGATGTACGCAGCGCAGATTGAAGTTAAACAAGCCTGTTGTTTACACTGTCCTTGCGAGGCTGGTCATTGTCGCCTTCAGGCAGCGTAATGGCTCATATGACATGGCTTAACGAATCAGGGAAGCAAACGCAATGATACAGATGACCCAATCAGTAAGCGATTGTGGGCAACCACGTCTGCGTATTCTAAGTCTCTGTTTTCGTCCATTTACATAGAAACGCAAGCCCtgagttttcaaactaaaaagGGGTCTGCagtagggttgggcgatgttttccaaattggcatcggacaatggctacagtgaaacattgcaatggcagtggtgtgaagtattggagtaaatgtaattagttactgtacttaagtatctgtttggctactttgtagttgtactgagtattaaagatattagcaacttttactctctacttgactacatttttgaacaagtacagtatatgtactctttactccactacatttgtaatgactaatgcaattacacattacattttgcatggcacctatcttttttttgcagcagtttaattttgctacagaagaattaacattgacatttaaagggcattgaaggtacttcttgtgaattttgcccttacttctttatgtgaatacgagtgcattatcaggtagttgacaatcGCTGGCTTTGACCTTTTAAtttacctaacattattttatttatccgttatattgaaaagacctttttgaagaatgttggcttacttatgagcacttgagcttaaatgagacttgggtgtttgtaatagatgtaggttatggtgtcgaccatgatttgttgcaattttgaggtcacttcctgtttgctgagagcgcgtggtttgagtcggagctctttcaaatttattcttaatacatcgtttattcttgttatatcttaagacttgtgttttaaattgttatcctccgagggtaaaacatatccttaaatatatcccataccaaaatcgtatttaaacgcacagataatttatttttatcggatcactcgctattagcctcaggctgttagcattcccagcctgcctgcttactgctaaacacactgttctcattattaaatcactgatggctaatgtttcagatgtgtctgtacctctgtgtgcagatgaggaaacgatcgcacttcagtcggaactggaggctgtggagaagcagatccagcatctactagagaagcagtcacggctgcgagaacgaaaaacggcgctggaaacatccagagccgacgctcgcaaatccgcggtaagttttcatcgcgattttaatactccttccacttctactccgcgtgtttctctgcacagagcccaggcttcgagaacacggtcagcccaaatgaacttcactcctgcaccggcacaaccacggcgaaaggcgcgagccaggactggagcgatgacccaaccgccgccaccggtcttcgagatgccgaccaggaaccgctttgccgccctctgcgagacggaatgcaacgctgtggtcatcggagactcaatcgtccggaacgtacgcgcttcctccactaaaggtaaggtgcacactcattgttttcctggcgcccgtgttcttgatgtctctgcgcaggtacctgcgatcctgaaggacgatgctaacgtcggagctgtcgtgctgcacgcgggggcgaatgacgtcaggatgaggcagtcggagatcctgaagagggacttcaggagtctgatcgagacggtacgcaacgcatcgcccacagcgaggatcatcgtatcagggccgcttcctacctaccgacgagggaatgaaaagttcagtagactatttgctctaaataaatggttgatgtcatggtgtattgaacagaagctgctctttgttgataattttgatctgttctgggagcgacctaggctcttccgccctgacggcctgcaccccagcagcatcggagcggttcttctgtctgacaacatctcaaagacgctacgcaccgcttg
This window encodes:
- the LOC130555649 gene encoding uncharacterized protein LOC130555649 isoform X1, which encodes MANVSDVSVPLCADEETIALQSELEAVEKQIQHLLEKQSRLRERKTALETSRADARKSAVSFHRDFNTPSTSTPRVSLHRAQASRTRSAQMNFTPAPAQPRRKARARTGAMTQPPPPVFEMPTRNRFAALCETECNAVVIGDSIVRNVPAILKDDANVGAVVLHAGANDVRMRQSEILKRDFRSLIETVRNASPTARIIVSGPLPTYRRGNEKFSRLFALNKWLMSWCIEQKLLFVDNFDLFWERPRLFRPDGLHPSSIGAVLLSDNISKTLRTA
- the LOC130555649 gene encoding uncharacterized protein LOC130555649 isoform X2, whose amino-acid sequence is MANVSDVSVPLCADEETIALQSELEAVEKQIQHLLEKQSRLRERKTALETSRADARKSASPGFENTVSPNELHSCTGTTTAKGASQDWSDDPTAATGLRDADQEPLCRPLRDGMQRCGHRRLNRPERTCDPEGRC